A window of Strigops habroptila isolate Jane chromosome 5, bStrHab1.2.pri, whole genome shotgun sequence contains these coding sequences:
- the KCNK18 gene encoding potassium channel subfamily K member 18, whose product MASTSQPLRGKRACKKIFWAVFPHACFILSLVIYAFLGALMFSHIEGNRKVNLSEEYREFLQNLWYISRNLSDNMTENEEIFKEEIHALLNTAERDWFVNPKDKWTFFGSLFFCCTVFTTVGYGNTYPVTRIGKYLCMLYALFGIPLMFLVLTDMGDILATVLSKCYNEFRKLQSKILASKLCSGCTCNKRDELKSRAQSKIVINEPLSIMEVLKSQPGVKRKPVKYRNAEIFEMLIARENEHTKPARNKSIERWSSCPELARGKTMSKVIENFDKIGKQLEKLDVPIVLMVLVIFVYISCAAAILPNWETRLDFQEAFYFCFITLTTIGFGDTQLEHPKFFLFFSLYIIIGMEIVFIAFKLGQDRLIGLYKKVISFCGEKKMPSMKIYPK is encoded by the exons ATGGCATCAACATCACAGCCCCTGCGAGGTAAAAGGGCatgtaaaaaaatcttctgGGCAGTGTTTCCTCATGCCTGTTTCATTCTGTCTCTTGTGATCTATGCTTTCCTTGGGGCTCTCATGTTTTCCCATATTGAAGGTAACCGGAAGGTCAATTTAAGTGAAGAATATAGAGAATTCCTGCAGAATCTGTGGTACATCTCCAGAAATTTATCAG ATAACATGACAGAAAATGAGGAGATATTTAAGGAAGAAATCCATGCATTGCTCAACACAGCCGAACGAGACTGGTTTGTCAACCCAAAAGATAAATGGACTTTCTTTGggtctctctttttctgctgcacaGTATTCACAACTGTGG GTTATGGCAATACCTATCCTGTGACACGGATTGGAAAGTATCTCTGTATGTTGTATGCTTTATTTGGCATCCCTCTGATGTTCTTGGTCCTGACAGACATGGGAGATATCCTTGCGACTGTCTTATCCAAGTGTTACAATGAATTCAGAAAACTCCAGTCAAAAATTCTAGCCTCTAAACTCTGTTCTGGATGCACATGTAACAAACGGGACGAACTGAAATCCAGAGCACAGTCCAAAATAGTCATCAATGAGCCCTTGAGTATTATGGAAGTGCTGAAAAGTCAGCCAGGTGTTAAAAGGAAGCCAGTCAAATACCGCAATGCTGAgatttttgaaatgttaattGCCAGAGAGAATGAACACACAAAGccagcaagaaataaaagcatcGAGAGGTGGAGTTCATGTCCTGAACTAGCCAGGGGAAAGACAATGTCCAAAGTCATTGAGAATTTTGACAAAATTGGGAAACAGTTAGAAAAATTAGATGTGCCCATTGTATTAATGGTATTAGTTATCTTTGTGTACATCTCTTGTGCGGCTGCTATTCTTCCAAACTGGGAAACCAGGCTGGATTTTCaggaagctttttatttctgctttatcaCCTTGACAACTATTGGATTTGGAGATACACAACTGGAACATCCcaagtttttcttgtttttttccctctatatTATTATTGGCATGGAAATTGTCTTCATTGCTTTTAAGCTGGGCCAAGACCGCTTAATTGGTTTGTATAAAAAGGTGATCTCATtttgtggggagaaaaagatgCCATCAATGAAGATATATCCAAAATAA